In a single window of the Melissococcus plutonius ATCC 35311 genome:
- a CDS encoding transglycosylase domain-containing protein, with product MYHIILNFLSCIGVNHLKNQTPRPQHFHKKTNENEGSFIFHVFIRVLHSLFVFAVILIILGSALGMGIGVGYFAYLVKDTHLPTKTEIRKELNNVSEVSRMNYSDGSTIAMIQSDIVRTKVKSNQISPLIKKAVISTEDKYFYKHKGVVPKAVIRALISESTSGSSSGGSTLTQQLVKQQILSNETTFKRKANEILLATQVEKYLSKDEILTTYLNVSPFGRNNRGDNIAGIEEAAQGLFGKSADHLSLPQAAFIAGLPQSPITYTPYTNTGQLKNNLTLGIKRKDFVLFNMYKEKFITKKEYLSAKKYDLRKDFLHTEQSTTEKRGFLYYTVLDEATKLIMQKNLEKNKLKINDLDTVTKNQYEEQAYKEIETQGYTIQSTIDPTIHNAMQNAVFAYGSSLDISMTPVETGNVLMDNTTGKIYGFVAGRDYSVNQNNHAFNSKRQIGSTIKPLSVYAPAIDQGLIGSESRLANYPITYKDGKPLENAGNKGTNTFDTVRTALNYSYNIPVYNLNEAMKKEMNNNQFAYDHYLSKMNYPEDEKWGYESAPLGTVETNVVTQTNGFQTLANGGKYQEAYLIDKILDRNGHPVYEHHDTSMQVYSPATASIMNDLLRSVIDSKITTPFKPAITSLNSDLDKIDWTGKTGTTNDYRDAWLIISSPTFTLGTWTGHDDNTPLSPNSGNNTGVYVANLVNAIYNANPNLFDTKKRFTLTKDVIKAKVSDLTGEKPGKFTYKGKNYTIQGPTKDSYYTKKSIPNSQYKFGYGGTDDNYKGYWNKHMK from the coding sequence ATGTATCATATCATATTGAATTTCCTATCTTGTATTGGAGTGAATCATTTGAAAAATCAGACACCACGACCTCAACATTTTCATAAAAAAACAAATGAAAATGAAGGTTCTTTTATTTTCCATGTTTTTATTCGTGTACTTCATTCCCTATTTGTCTTCGCAGTAATTCTGATTATCTTGGGAAGTGCACTTGGCATGGGAATTGGCGTTGGTTACTTTGCCTATTTGGTAAAAGATACACACTTGCCTACAAAGACAGAAATAAGGAAAGAACTCAATAATGTTTCTGAAGTGTCACGTATGAATTATTCAGATGGTTCAACGATTGCTATGATCCAATCTGATATCGTTAGAACAAAAGTAAAAAGTAATCAAATTTCACCCTTAATCAAAAAAGCTGTTATTTCTACTGAAGATAAATACTTTTATAAACATAAAGGGGTCGTACCAAAAGCTGTTATACGTGCTCTCATATCAGAAAGTACATCTGGAAGTTCTTCAGGTGGTTCAACACTAACACAGCAATTGGTAAAACAACAAATTTTATCAAACGAAACAACATTCAAACGTAAAGCAAACGAAATTTTATTAGCTACCCAGGTTGAAAAATACCTTTCTAAAGATGAAATACTCACTACTTATTTAAATGTTTCTCCATTTGGCCGTAACAATCGAGGGGATAATATCGCTGGGATTGAAGAGGCTGCCCAGGGATTATTTGGTAAAAGCGCTGATCATCTATCTTTACCACAAGCAGCTTTTATTGCTGGACTACCACAAAGCCCTATTACCTATACTCCTTATACAAATACAGGACAATTAAAAAATAATCTAACTTTAGGCATTAAGCGTAAAGATTTTGTATTATTTAACATGTATAAAGAAAAATTTATTACAAAAAAAGAATATCTTTCAGCAAAAAAATATGATCTTAGAAAAGATTTTTTACATACAGAACAATCAACAACAGAAAAACGTGGATTTCTCTATTATACGGTTTTAGATGAAGCAACAAAATTAATCATGCAAAAAAATCTTGAGAAAAACAAATTAAAAATAAATGATTTAGATACAGTAACTAAAAATCAATATGAGGAACAAGCTTATAAAGAAATTGAGACTCAGGGATATACCATTCAATCAACGATCGATCCAACGATTCATAATGCCATGCAAAATGCTGTATTTGCCTATGGTAGTTCTCTTGATATAAGTATGACTCCAGTTGAAACAGGAAATGTTTTAATGGATAATACGACTGGAAAAATCTATGGTTTTGTTGCTGGTCGTGACTACTCAGTTAATCAAAATAATCATGCATTTAATTCCAAAAGACAGATTGGTTCAACAATCAAACCGTTATCCGTTTATGCTCCAGCCATTGACCAAGGCTTGATTGGTAGTGAAAGCCGCTTAGCCAATTATCCTATTACCTATAAAGATGGGAAACCTTTAGAAAATGCTGGGAATAAGGGAACAAACACTTTTGATACTGTCCGAACGGCTTTAAATTATTCCTATAATATTCCGGTCTATAACTTAAATGAAGCAATGAAAAAAGAAATGAACAATAATCAGTTTGCCTATGATCATTATTTAAGTAAGATGAATTATCCTGAAGATGAAAAATGGGGATATGAATCTGCTCCGCTTGGAACCGTTGAAACTAATGTGGTAACACAAACCAATGGCTTTCAAACATTAGCAAATGGTGGAAAATATCAAGAAGCCTATCTAATTGATAAAATTTTAGATAGAAATGGTCATCCTGTCTATGAACATCATGATACATCAATGCAAGTATACTCACCTGCAACAGCTTCAATTATGAATGATTTATTGCGTTCTGTCATAGATTCTAAGATTACTACACCATTTAAACCAGCCATTACTAGCTTAAATAGCGATTTAGATAAAATTGATTGGACAGGAAAGACTGGAACAACTAATGATTATAGAGATGCTTGGTTAATCATTTCATCACCAACCTTTACATTAGGAACATGGACCGGCCATGATGATAATACACCACTGTCTCCAAATAGCGGTAATAATACAGGTGTTTATGTAGCAAATTTAGTTAATGCTATCTATAATGCCAATCCTAACTTATTCGACACCAAAAAACGTTTTACCTTAACAAAAGACGTTATAAAAGCCAAGGTTTCTGACTTAACTGGTGAAAAACCAGGAAAATTCACCTATAAAGGTAAAAACTATACTATTCAGGGTCCTACCAAAGATTCATACTATACTAAAAAAAGCATACCAAATAGTCAATATAAATTTGGTTATGGTGGAACAGATGATAACTACAAAGGTTATTGGAATAAACATATGAAATAA
- a CDS encoding deoxyribonuclease IV, with protein MLLGSHVSMKGKKMLLGSAEEAASYGATTLMIYTGSPQNTKRKPIEEMNIAAGKNYMKKHQIKQLVVHAPYIINLGNTFNMKNFAFAIEFLYQEIKRAEALGAKQITFHPGAHVGAGSKWGIKQIIKGLNEVLWKDQLPQISLEAMAGKGSEIGKTFDELAVIMDGVSLNEKLSVTFDTCHVYDVCYDIKNDFEGVLVEFDKIIGLERLKVVHINDSKNPINSHKDRHANIGFGTIGFSALNKIVHHEIFSTLPKILETPYVNVGSDKKISKSPYKFKLAMLKTQVFDPNLLIKIQTQ; from the coding sequence ATGCTACTTGGTTCACATGTAAGTATGAAAGGAAAAAAGATGCTTTTAGGATCGGCTGAGGAAGCGGCTAGTTATGGAGCGACAACTTTAATGATTTATACTGGTTCACCTCAAAATACGAAAAGGAAACCTATAGAGGAAATGAACATTGCCGCTGGAAAAAACTATATGAAAAAACATCAAATAAAACAGCTAGTTGTCCACGCTCCTTATATAATTAATTTGGGAAATACATTTAATATGAAAAATTTTGCTTTTGCTATTGAATTTTTATATCAAGAAATCAAACGAGCAGAAGCCTTGGGAGCCAAACAAATAACGTTTCATCCTGGTGCCCATGTTGGTGCAGGATCAAAATGGGGTATCAAGCAAATTATTAAGGGATTAAATGAAGTACTTTGGAAAGATCAACTACCACAAATTTCTTTAGAAGCGATGGCTGGTAAGGGTAGTGAAATTGGTAAAACATTTGATGAACTAGCAGTAATTATGGATGGTGTTTCTTTGAATGAAAAATTATCTGTCACTTTTGATACTTGTCATGTGTATGATGTATGTTATGATATCAAAAATGATTTTGAAGGTGTTTTGGTGGAATTTGATAAAATAATTGGATTAGAACGTTTGAAAGTAGTTCATATAAATGATTCAAAAAATCCAATTAATTCACATAAAGATCGGCATGCAAACATAGGATTTGGTACAATTGGGTTCTCTGCCTTAAATAAAATTGTCCATCATGAAATATTTTCTACATTGCCAAAAATCCTTGAAACGCCTTATGTAAATGTAGGCTCAGATAAAAAAATAAGTAAATCTCCTTATAAATTTAAATTAGCCATGTTGAAGACGCAGGTCTTTGACCCAAATTTGCTTATTAAAATTCAAACACAATAA
- a CDS encoding YneF family protein, with the protein MPFAIGIIVALIAFLAGGVGGFFLARKYMKDYFKKNPPVNEDMLRMMMVSMGQKPSEKKIRQMMQQMKNQSGKEEKK; encoded by the coding sequence ATGCCATTTGCAATTGGAATTATTGTTGCGCTTATTGCTTTCTTGGCAGGAGGAGTTGGGGGCTTTTTTCTTGCCCGTAAATATATGAAAGATTATTTCAAAAAGAATCCTCCTGTGAATGAAGATATGTTGCGAATGATGATGGTATCAATGGGACAAAAACCTTCAGAGAAAAAAATTCGACAAATGATGCAGCAAATGAAAAACCAATCAGGAAAAGAAGAAAAAAAATAA
- the trxB gene encoding thioredoxin-disulfide reductase, with translation MYDVIIIGAGPAGMTTALYAARSNLSVLVIERGAPGGQMNNTAEVENYPGFSSIMGPELAYKMYENLEKFGTKNAYGIVTAIKDHKEYKEVVCEDQTYKGKTVVIATGCIHRKLGVKGEEDYAGRGVSYCAVCDGAFFKNKHLMVIGGGDSAVEEAIYLTQFASKVTIVHRRDELRAQKIIQDRAFANDKIAFEWNSVLEEITGNNMKVTGARLRNVETETVNEHEVDGVFIYVGLDPLTDPFKEIGLTNEEGWIVTDEEMRTTISGVYAVGDVRYKQLRQITTAVGDGSIAGKQVYNYIKELPDTEIS, from the coding sequence ATGTATGATGTAATTATAATTGGTGCCGGACCAGCAGGAATGACAACTGCATTATATGCAGCTCGTTCAAATCTATCTGTTTTAGTTATTGAAAGAGGCGCTCCTGGTGGGCAGATGAATAATACAGCAGAGGTTGAAAATTACCCTGGATTCAGCTCAATTATGGGGCCAGAATTAGCTTATAAAATGTATGAAAATTTAGAAAAATTTGGTACTAAAAATGCTTATGGAATTGTCACGGCTATTAAAGATCATAAAGAGTATAAGGAAGTTGTTTGTGAAGATCAAACTTATAAAGGAAAAACGGTTGTAATTGCTACAGGTTGTATTCATCGGAAATTAGGAGTTAAAGGTGAAGAAGATTATGCGGGTCGTGGTGTATCCTATTGTGCAGTTTGTGATGGCGCTTTTTTCAAAAATAAGCATTTAATGGTAATCGGAGGCGGTGATTCGGCAGTGGAAGAAGCAATTTATTTAACACAATTTGCTTCAAAGGTGACGATTGTTCATCGTCGTGATGAATTAAGAGCACAAAAGATTATTCAAGATCGTGCTTTTGCTAATGATAAGATTGCTTTTGAATGGAATAGCGTTTTAGAAGAGATTACCGGGAATAACATGAAGGTAACTGGTGCACGATTGAGGAATGTCGAAACCGAAACAGTCAATGAACATGAAGTAGATGGTGTGTTTATTTATGTTGGTTTAGATCCATTAACAGATCCTTTTAAGGAAATTGGCTTGACAAATGAAGAAGGTTGGATTGTAACAGATGAAGAGATGCGAACAACAATTTCTGGTGTTTATGCCGTTGGTGATGTTCGTTATAAACAATTAAGGCAAATTACAACAGCTGTTGGTGATGGAAGTATCGCTGGAAAACAGGTGTATAACTATATTAAAGAACTTCCAGATACCGAAATTTCTTAA
- the pdhA gene encoding pyruvate dehydrogenase (acetyl-transferring) E1 component subunit alpha: MARKKAPINFELLMKEINGEFPTFQVLDKNGKITNKDLMPDLSDEQLIELMTRMVWARVLDQRSTALNRQGRLGFYAPTAGQEASQLASQFAMEKEDYLLPGYRDVPQLVQHGLPLKEAFLWSRGHMAGNLYADDLYALPPQIIIGAQYIQAAGIALGMKKRNKKNVVFSYTGDGGSSQGDFYEAINFTGAYHANGVFIIQNNGFAISTPRSLQSAAQTLAQKAVAAGIPGIQVDGMDPLAVYAVAKEARDWASAGNGPVLIETLTYRYGPHTLSGDDPTRYRSKELDSEWQEKDPLIRFRNYLTEKNLWSEEKEEKVIEQTKEEIKQAISEADKIPKQKVSDFLKNMFEDQPQTIQEQIAFYEAKESK; this comes from the coding sequence ATGGCACGAAAAAAGGCTCCTATTAATTTTGAATTATTAATGAAAGAAATAAATGGAGAATTTCCAACGTTCCAGGTACTCGATAAAAATGGGAAAATAACAAATAAAGATTTAATGCCTGATCTATCAGACGAGCAATTAATAGAATTAATGACTCGAATGGTATGGGCAAGAGTACTTGATCAACGATCAACTGCCCTAAATCGACAAGGACGTTTGGGATTCTACGCACCAACAGCTGGACAGGAAGCTAGTCAATTAGCTAGTCAGTTTGCAATGGAAAAAGAAGATTATTTGCTGCCAGGTTACCGTGATGTTCCACAGTTAGTCCAACATGGATTACCATTAAAAGAAGCTTTCTTATGGTCACGTGGTCATATGGCAGGTAACTTATATGCAGATGATTTGTATGCATTACCACCACAAATTATTATTGGCGCACAATACATACAGGCAGCTGGTATTGCCTTAGGAATGAAAAAGCGGAATAAGAAAAATGTGGTCTTTTCATATACAGGTGATGGTGGATCATCACAGGGTGATTTTTATGAAGCGATTAATTTTACAGGTGCCTATCATGCAAATGGTGTATTTATTATTCAAAATAATGGATTTGCTATTTCAACGCCACGTTCATTACAATCCGCTGCACAAACTTTAGCACAAAAGGCAGTAGCAGCAGGAATTCCCGGTATCCAGGTAGATGGTATGGATCCTTTAGCTGTTTATGCAGTTGCTAAAGAAGCACGTGATTGGGCAAGTGCTGGCAATGGACCAGTATTAATTGAAACATTAACTTATCGTTACGGACCACATACCTTATCAGGAGATGATCCAACGCGTTATCGCTCAAAAGAATTAGATAGCGAATGGCAAGAAAAAGACCCACTAATTCGTTTCCGTAATTATTTGACTGAAAAGAACCTTTGGTCAGAAGAAAAAGAAGAGAAAGTCATCGAACAAACAAAAGAAGAAATTAAACAAGCAATTAGCGAAGCTGATAAAATTCCTAAGCAAAAAGTTTCTGATTTCTTGAAAAATATGTTTGAAGATCAACCACAAACAATTCAAGAACAAATTGCATTTTATGAAGCAAAGGAGTCGAAATAA
- a CDS encoding alpha-ketoacid dehydrogenase subunit beta, which produces MAQKTMIQAITDALALELEKDENVLVFGEDVGANGGVFRATEGLQKKYGEDRVFNTPLAESGIGGLAFGLSLEGYRPVPEIQFFGFVFEVMDEIVGQMARTRYRMGGTRHMPITIRAPFGGGVHTPELHSDNLEGLIAQSPGIRVVIPSNPYDAKGLLIASIRNNDPVVFLEHMKLYRSFREEVPDEAYEVALDKAAVVQEGTDITIITYGAMVREAIKAASDLAKANISVEIIDLRTVAPLDIETIIQSVKKTGRVVVVQEAQKQAGIGAMVVSEISERAILSLEAPIGRVSAPDTIFPFGQAENIWLPNASDIEAKVKEIAEF; this is translated from the coding sequence ATGGCACAAAAAACAATGATTCAAGCAATTACGGATGCCTTAGCACTAGAACTTGAAAAAGATGAAAATGTGTTAGTTTTTGGTGAAGATGTTGGTGCAAACGGTGGCGTATTTAGAGCAACCGAAGGCTTACAAAAAAAATATGGTGAAGACAGAGTATTCAATACACCTTTGGCTGAATCTGGTATTGGTGGTTTGGCATTTGGACTTTCTTTAGAAGGATATCGACCAGTACCTGAAATTCAATTCTTTGGTTTTGTTTTCGAAGTAATGGATGAAATTGTGGGGCAAATGGCAAGAACTCGTTATCGTATGGGAGGAACACGTCACATGCCAATCACCATTCGCGCACCTTTTGGTGGTGGTGTACATACACCAGAACTTCATTCAGATAATCTAGAAGGATTAATCGCTCAATCACCGGGTATACGGGTTGTTATTCCATCAAATCCGTATGATGCTAAAGGATTATTGATCGCTTCTATTCGAAATAACGATCCAGTTGTCTTCTTGGAGCATATGAAACTTTATCGTTCTTTCCGTGAAGAAGTTCCTGATGAAGCTTATGAAGTTGCATTGGACAAAGCTGCTGTTGTACAAGAAGGAACAGATATAACCATCATTACTTACGGCGCTATGGTTCGAGAAGCTATAAAAGCAGCAAGCGATCTAGCAAAGGCAAATATCTCTGTGGAAATTATCGATTTACGGACGGTAGCTCCCTTAGATATTGAAACAATTATCCAATCAGTGAAAAAAACGGGACGTGTTGTAGTCGTTCAAGAAGCTCAAAAGCAAGCTGGTATTGGTGCAATGGTAGTTTCTGAAATTTCTGAGCGTGCGATTTTATCTTTAGAAGCACCCATTGGACGTGTATCTGCGCCAGATACGATCTTCCCATTTGGCCAAGCTGAAAATATTTGGTTACCAAATGCTAGCGATATTGAAGCGAAAGTCAAGGAAATCGCAGAATTTTAA
- the lpdA gene encoding dihydrolipoyl dehydrogenase has protein sequence MVVGDFAIELDTIVIGAGPGGYVAAIRAAEMGQKVAIIEREYIGGVCLNVGCIPSKALIAAGHHYRESLDSTLFGVSSKEVTLDFEKTQEWKQKEVVNKLTGGVGFLLKKHQVEILEGEAFFVDDHTLRVIHLDSAQTYSFNNAIIATGSRPIEIPGFKFGGRVLDSTGGLGLKEVPKKFVIIGGGVIGAELGGAYANLGADVTILEGTSSILPTFEKDMVGLVLNEFKQKGMTIVTSAMAKEAVDNGDSVTVRYEVDGKEQSITADYVMVTVGRRPNTGDLGLEQAGVEVGERGLIHVDEQGRTNIPSIYAIGDIVPGAALAHKASYEAKIAAEAISGKKVAVDYKAMPSVAFTDPELATVGMTITEAKEAGLEATAYKFPFSGNGRALSLGQPEGFIRLVTTNEEKTIIGAQIGGVGASDMISELTLAVESGMNAEDIALTIHPHPSLGEITMDVSELALGLPIHI, from the coding sequence ATGGTTGTAGGAGATTTTGCTATAGAATTAGACACGATTGTGATTGGAGCAGGTCCTGGTGGCTATGTTGCTGCTATTCGTGCAGCTGAAATGGGACAAAAAGTAGCCATTATTGAAAGAGAGTATATTGGTGGTGTCTGCTTAAATGTTGGATGTATTCCTTCAAAAGCATTAATTGCTGCTGGACATCATTACCGAGAATCATTGGATTCCACTTTGTTTGGTGTATCAAGTAAAGAGGTGACGCTTGATTTTGAAAAAACACAAGAGTGGAAACAAAAAGAAGTCGTCAATAAATTAACAGGTGGTGTAGGCTTCCTGTTAAAAAAACATCAAGTTGAAATTCTTGAGGGAGAAGCTTTCTTTGTAGATGATCATACCTTACGAGTCATTCATCTAGATTCAGCCCAAACTTATTCCTTTAATAATGCGATTATTGCAACGGGTTCTCGTCCAATTGAAATTCCTGGCTTTAAGTTTGGTGGTCGTGTGTTAGATTCAACTGGTGGTTTAGGATTAAAAGAAGTGCCTAAGAAGTTTGTTATTATTGGCGGAGGTGTTATTGGTGCTGAATTGGGTGGTGCATACGCTAACCTAGGTGCTGATGTAACAATCTTAGAAGGAACATCTTCTATCTTACCAACATTTGAAAAAGATATGGTTGGATTAGTTTTAAATGAATTTAAGCAAAAAGGTATGACAATTGTAACTTCTGCAATGGCAAAAGAAGCAGTTGATAATGGAGATAGCGTGACGGTTCGTTATGAAGTAGATGGTAAGGAACAAAGTATCACAGCAGATTATGTGATGGTTACTGTTGGACGTCGTCCAAATACAGGTGATCTTGGTCTTGAACAAGCGGGTGTTGAAGTTGGTGAACGTGGACTTATCCATGTTGACGAACAAGGTAGAACCAATATTCCAAGTATTTATGCGATTGGCGATATTGTACCTGGTGCTGCCTTAGCTCATAAAGCAAGTTATGAAGCAAAGATTGCTGCTGAGGCAATTTCAGGTAAAAAAGTGGCGGTTGATTACAAAGCAATGCCATCAGTTGCATTTACAGATCCAGAGTTAGCGACTGTGGGTATGACAATTACAGAAGCAAAAGAGGCTGGATTGGAAGCAACTGCCTATAAATTTCCATTCTCAGGAAATGGCCGTGCTTTATCATTGGGACAACCAGAAGGATTTATTCGATTAGTAACAACCAATGAAGAAAAAACAATTATTGGTGCACAAATTGGTGGCGTCGGTGCTAGTGATATGATTTCTGAACTAACTCTTGCTGTTGAATCTGGTATGAATGCTGAGGATATTGCTTTAACCATTCATCCACATCCATCTCTAGGTGAGATTACAATGGATGTTTCAGAATTAGCATTAGGACTTCCAATTCATATTTAA
- a CDS encoding AI-2E family transporter has protein sequence MNLYDKFIQNRRLRRLTVLLIIILLLFLARSIITAILLTFIFTFLAMRCVTFIQKYLKIPSVILVLTLYALVVFLIYLAITKYVPIAVHQSVQMYNSVLYFYHNSDNNTNQIFNLANSYLEKNNLMSQVQNGATILLHYIKNVSSLGISFILSFILSFFFMIEKDQMAAFSKLFLKSDLSWFFGDIYYFANKFVNTFGVVVEAQFFIAIVNTVITTIALAVIGFHQLPGLIIMIFILSLIPVAGVIVSCIPLSFIAYTQGGTNDVIYVLFVVIVVHILESYILNPKFMSSKTELPIFYTFVILLVSEHIFGIWGLIVGIPIFTFFLDVLKVKTIPGLKKNYIRQKRKNKELKENDS, from the coding sequence ATGAATTTATATGATAAATTTATTCAAAATAGACGGTTAAGGCGTTTAACTGTTTTGCTCATAATTATATTACTTTTATTTTTAGCTAGATCCATTATAACAGCTATTCTATTAACTTTCATTTTTACCTTTTTAGCGATGCGTTGCGTGACATTTATTCAAAAGTATTTAAAAATACCTTCTGTTATTCTCGTTCTGACTTTATACGCATTAGTCGTTTTTTTAATTTATTTAGCGATTACAAAATATGTTCCAATTGCTGTTCATCAAAGTGTTCAAATGTACAATTCAGTTCTTTATTTTTATCATAATTCAGATAATAATACAAACCAAATTTTTAACCTTGCGAATTCCTATCTGGAAAAAAATAATTTGATGTCTCAAGTCCAAAATGGTGCAACCATTCTTCTTCATTATATTAAAAATGTTAGTTCTCTAGGAATATCTTTTATTTTATCCTTTATCCTGAGTTTTTTCTTTATGATTGAAAAAGATCAAATGGCAGCATTTTCCAAACTTTTTTTAAAAAGTGATCTTAGTTGGTTCTTTGGAGATATCTATTATTTTGCAAATAAATTTGTTAATACCTTTGGTGTAGTTGTTGAAGCGCAATTTTTTATTGCCATTGTAAACACCGTGATCACAACAATTGCCTTAGCTGTGATTGGATTTCATCAATTGCCTGGTCTAATCATTATGATTTTTATCCTTAGTTTAATTCCTGTTGCCGGTGTTATTGTCTCATGTATTCCTTTAAGCTTTATTGCCTACACACAAGGCGGAACTAATGATGTCATTTATGTATTGTTTGTAGTTATTGTTGTACATATTCTAGAATCTTATATTTTAAATCCTAAATTTATGTCTAGCAAAACCGAATTGCCAATTTTTTATACTTTTGTCATCTTATTAGTTAGCGAACATATTTTTGGCATTTGGGGTCTTATTGTCGGCATTCCCATTTTTACTTTTTTCTTAGATGTTTTAAAAGTAAAAACGATTCCTGGGTTAAAAAAAAATTATATTCGGCAAAAACGAAAAAACAAAGAACTAAAAGAAAATGATAGTTAG
- a CDS encoding cold-shock protein — protein METGTVKWFNSDKGFGFITAENGNDVFVHFSAIQGDGFKTLEEGHTVTFDIEEGQRGPQATNVVKA, from the coding sequence ATGGAAACAGGTACAGTTAAATGGTTTAACTCAGACAAAGGCTTTGGATTTATCACTGCAGAAAATGGAAACGACGTATTCGTTCATTTTTCAGCTATTCAAGGAGACGGATTCAAAACTTTAGAAGAAGGTCATACAGTAACATTTGATATTGAAGAAGGTCAACGTGGCCCTCAAGCAACAAATGTTGTAAAAGCTTAA
- a CDS encoding DRTGG domain-containing protein, with translation MATKHSQILKYIENLPISERISVRSIAKNLGVSEGTAYRAIKDAENIGLVSTIQRVGTIRIERKLKKHIERLTFGEVVKIIEGDVLGGTAGLNKVLDKFVIGAMTEKAMARYITPGSLMIVGNRQEIQKFALRNYAAVLITGGFDTSKEIEELADQLEIPVLRTSYDTFTVATIINRALSDQLIKKDILLVSDIYTPLEKTNYLYTGSSVNDYQELSERTQHSRFPIVNKSQRVIGIVTPKDIIGKPTTTMLDKIMTKNPITAKNAMSVASVGHQMIWDGLEVMPVVEDDFSLVGLVSRQDVMKAMQLVQRQPQLTDTISDQIAAEISSVDEKNHKAISNHFRLTVTPQMVNSVGTISFGVLGEIIINVIQRMMLTNQKRNIMVEQMNLHYLRLIQIESELDIYPQILEIGRRSAKLDVNVYWENVIVAKAIVICQVMERT, from the coding sequence ATGGCAACCAAACATTCTCAAATATTAAAATATATTGAAAATCTACCAATTAGTGAACGTATATCTGTTCGTAGTATTGCTAAAAATCTTGGTGTTAGTGAAGGAACGGCTTACAGAGCAATTAAGGATGCAGAAAATATTGGATTAGTTTCAACAATTCAACGGGTAGGGACCATCCGAATTGAACGAAAGTTGAAAAAACATATTGAACGATTAACTTTTGGTGAAGTAGTAAAAATTATTGAAGGTGATGTGCTTGGTGGTACAGCTGGATTGAATAAGGTATTAGACAAATTTGTCATTGGTGCAATGACTGAAAAAGCGATGGCACGCTATATTACACCAGGTTCCCTAATGATTGTTGGAAATAGACAGGAAATACAAAAATTTGCTTTACGAAATTATGCAGCTGTCTTGATTACAGGTGGTTTTGATACTTCAAAAGAAATTGAGGAACTTGCAGATCAATTAGAAATTCCAGTTTTACGAACAAGCTATGATACTTTTACTGTTGCTACCATTATCAACCGTGCTTTAAGTGATCAATTGATTAAAAAAGATATTTTATTAGTTAGCGATATTTATACACCCTTAGAAAAAACAAATTATCTTTATACTGGTAGCTCGGTGAATGATTATCAAGAGTTATCTGAGCGAACACAACATTCTCGTTTCCCAATTGTTAATAAAAGTCAACGAGTCATTGGGATTGTTACTCCAAAGGACATTATTGGAAAACCTACAACAACCATGCTTGATAAAATTATGACAAAAAATCCAATTACAGCTAAAAATGCGATGAGTGTAGCAAGTGTAGGACACCAAATGATCTGGGACGGATTGGAAGTCATGCCGGTTGTTGAAGATGATTTTTCCTTGGTAGGACTGGTATCTCGTCAGGATGTTATGAAAGCGATGCAGCTTGTTCAAAGACAACCACAATTAACCGATACAATTTCTGATCAAATTGCAGCTGAAATTAGTTCGGTTGATGAAAAAAATCATAAAGCTATCTCAAATCATTTTCGTTTAACTGTAACTCCACAAATGGTTAATAGTGTAGGCACAATTTCTTTTGGTGTACTGGGTGAAATTATCATTAATGTTATCCAACGAATGATGCTAACAAATCAAAAACGAAATATTATGGTTGAGCAAATGAATCTGCATTATCTAAGATTAATTCAAATTGAAAGTGAATTAGATATTTATCCACAAATTTTAGAAATTGGCCGACGGTCAGCAAAATTAGATGTTAATGTATATTGGGAAAATGTTATTGTGGCAAAAGCTATTGTTATTTGTCAGGTAATGGAACGTACCTAG